The following are from one region of the Bacillus methanolicus MGA3 genome:
- a CDS encoding UDP-glucose dehydrogenase family protein: protein MNICVLGAGYVGLTTTAVLAELGHDVICIDKDPDKIKQLRQKKIPIYEPGLRELIENNSQRITFCTDSYKGILKSDAIFIAVGTPSDQDGKPDLTYVLSVIEDLSKTIISYKTVITKSTVPPGTNEMIELLLMKKGVKRKYFDIVSNPEFLREGSAVYDMLHGDKTVIGLKKNDSRSLPVMREIYNGIKAPFIVTSLTGAELIKYANNAFLATKISFINEMSRICEAYGVDITEISKGIGADPRIGPQFLQAGLGYGGSCFPKDLQALYYAAVSKNVTAQILQAVQSVNETQIDFYMKKLFAVMHDLRGKKITVLGISFKPNTDDTRYSRAIALIEKLMNQDCRLFAYDPKARLPEHVLEKATQAETLEESIDQADCLILATEWDEFIQLDWQYVKEKMKGNIIVDGRNCLEPDKMKALGFEYIGVGRG from the coding sequence ATGAACATATGTGTACTAGGAGCGGGGTATGTAGGGCTGACGACAACAGCTGTACTTGCGGAATTAGGGCATGACGTTATATGCATCGATAAAGATCCAGATAAAATAAAACAGCTTCGGCAAAAAAAGATCCCTATTTATGAGCCGGGGCTTCGTGAGCTTATAGAAAATAATTCGCAACGTATTACATTCTGCACGGATAGCTATAAAGGAATCCTAAAATCTGATGCAATTTTTATTGCAGTTGGAACACCTTCCGACCAAGATGGAAAACCTGACTTAACATATGTGCTTTCTGTAATTGAAGATTTATCAAAAACAATTATTTCTTATAAGACAGTTATTACAAAAAGCACCGTCCCTCCGGGGACAAACGAAATGATTGAACTATTGTTAATGAAGAAAGGTGTTAAACGGAAATATTTTGATATCGTTTCAAATCCGGAATTTCTCAGAGAAGGTTCGGCAGTATATGATATGCTTCATGGAGATAAGACCGTTATCGGCCTAAAAAAGAATGATTCCAGGTCGCTTCCTGTTATGAGGGAAATATATAATGGCATCAAAGCGCCTTTTATAGTCACGAGTCTGACTGGAGCAGAGCTGATAAAGTATGCAAATAATGCCTTTCTCGCAACAAAAATATCATTTATCAATGAAATGTCAAGAATATGTGAAGCATATGGTGTTGATATAACGGAGATTTCAAAAGGAATTGGTGCAGATCCTCGAATCGGTCCACAATTTCTCCAAGCCGGCCTCGGTTACGGGGGCTCTTGTTTTCCTAAAGATTTGCAAGCATTGTATTATGCCGCAGTTTCAAAAAATGTTACTGCACAAATTTTACAAGCCGTCCAATCTGTTAATGAAACACAGATTGATTTTTATATGAAAAAACTGTTCGCTGTGATGCATGATTTGCGGGGTAAAAAAATAACCGTCCTTGGAATCTCATTCAAACCGAATACAGACGATACTAGATATTCAAGAGCGATCGCATTAATCGAAAAATTAATGAATCAAGATTGCCGGCTTTTTGCTTATGACCCGAAAGCCCGGCTGCCGGAACATGTTCTTGAAAAAGCAACACAGGCAGAAACCTTGGAAGAGTCTATTGATCAGGCTGATTGTCTGATTCTTGCTACAGAATGGGATGAATTCATTCAACTTGATTGGCAATATGTAAAAGAAAAAATGAAAGGTAATATCATTGTCGACGGCAGAAATTGTCTTGAACCTGATAAGATGAAAGCGCTGGGATTTGAATACATTGGAGTTGGTCGCGGATGA
- a CDS encoding NAD-dependent epimerase/dehydratase family protein: protein MKVLVTGAAGFIGSHLCEELLRNKDVEKVVGIDFFIGPTPPKMKKDFLLHVSENPKFEFIRDNLLTMPLENIISRVDAVYHLAAIPGVRSSWGDDFKHYIDYNILATQRLLEACKNLNIKKFIYASTSSIYGEKYGAVSEDQLPEPLSPYGITKLAGEHLCRVYEKYFGLPVVILRFFTVYGPRQRPDMAFHRFIRQLLKNEPVTIFGDGKQSRDFTFISDCARATASVLNSDKAVGQTINIGGKERASVLEVLDVLEEITDLKAKRIFLEQPAGEPKHTWASISKAKKLLDYNPVTGLKEGLKQECLYLIKFYRDDAK, encoded by the coding sequence ATGAAAGTTTTAGTAACAGGAGCGGCGGGTTTCATCGGTTCACATTTGTGTGAAGAATTGCTCCGAAACAAAGATGTGGAAAAAGTAGTTGGAATTGATTTTTTTATCGGACCAACTCCACCTAAAATGAAAAAAGATTTTTTATTACACGTTTCGGAAAATCCGAAGTTTGAATTTATCAGAGATAATTTATTGACAATGCCGCTTGAAAATATAATTTCAAGGGTAGATGCTGTCTACCACCTTGCTGCTATTCCCGGAGTTCGTTCAAGCTGGGGAGACGATTTTAAACACTATATTGATTATAACATATTAGCGACTCAGCGGTTGTTGGAGGCTTGTAAAAATTTGAACATCAAGAAATTTATCTATGCTTCTACCTCATCTATATATGGTGAAAAATATGGAGCTGTTTCAGAAGACCAATTGCCTGAGCCCTTGTCGCCTTACGGAATTACAAAACTTGCTGGGGAACATTTATGCAGAGTATACGAAAAGTATTTTGGCCTTCCAGTCGTCATTCTCCGATTTTTTACTGTCTATGGCCCGCGCCAGAGGCCGGATATGGCTTTTCATCGATTTATTCGCCAATTACTAAAAAATGAGCCTGTTACGATATTTGGTGATGGAAAACAATCGAGAGACTTTACTTTTATAAGTGATTGCGCAAGGGCAACTGCTTCGGTTTTAAATAGTGACAAGGCAGTTGGCCAAACGATTAATATAGGAGGAAAAGAGCGGGCTTCCGTACTGGAAGTTCTTGATGTTCTTGAGGAGATAACAGACTTAAAAGCAAAGCGAATATTTTTAGAACAGCCGGCTGGTGAACCGAAACATACATGGGCCTCCATATCAAAAGCGAAGAAACTTCTTGATTATAATCCCGTTACAGGATTAAAGGAAGGTTTAAAGCAGGAGTGCCTATATTTAATTAAATTTTATAGAGATGATGCGAAATGA
- a CDS encoding glycosyltransferase family 4 protein: protein MNIAFICTEKLPSPAIKGGAIQMMIDGLVPFFAKNHSLTVFSISDPELPDRERMDNVEYIRFPRTNYRLMVAEELRNHQFDIIHVFNRPKNVNLYKMSSPHSKIVLSLHNDMFSEKKISRIDGEEAIEQAAQITAVSDYIKKTVVNRFPRAESKLSVLYSGVDLESFKPVWTEEGESKRKELRDKYGIQDKKVILFVGRLSKTKGPHLLIQAMEELAGKHNDAVLVIVGGKWFSDNRINGYVNMLYDLAKPLEDHIIFTKYIPSSDIPDMFLMADVFICSSQWNEPLARVHYEAMAAGIPVITTNRGGNAEVVIHGFNGFLINHYQNPNHFAKAVDYIFSNQGHAQLMAQTGRKLIELNFCFQHVYERLEKVYNQALKEE, encoded by the coding sequence ATGAATATAGCCTTTATTTGTACGGAAAAGCTTCCATCACCGGCCATAAAAGGAGGAGCCATTCAGATGATGATTGACGGACTGGTTCCTTTTTTTGCAAAGAATCATTCTTTAACAGTGTTCTCCATATCGGATCCGGAGCTTCCCGATCGTGAAAGAATGGATAATGTTGAGTACATTCGCTTTCCGAGAACAAATTACCGATTGATGGTTGCAGAAGAATTAAGGAACCATCAATTCGATATCATTCATGTCTTTAATCGTCCTAAAAATGTAAACTTGTATAAAATGTCATCTCCGCACAGCAAGATAGTTTTAAGTCTTCATAATGATATGTTCTCAGAAAAGAAGATTTCAAGGATTGATGGGGAAGAAGCGATTGAGCAAGCAGCACAAATTACAGCAGTAAGCGACTATATTAAAAAAACTGTTGTTAATCGCTTTCCTCGGGCAGAAAGCAAATTAAGTGTTCTTTATTCAGGTGTTGATCTGGAAAGTTTTAAACCGGTTTGGACAGAAGAAGGAGAAAGCAAAAGGAAAGAATTAAGGGATAAATATGGAATCCAAGATAAAAAAGTCATTCTTTTTGTAGGAAGATTAAGCAAAACAAAGGGGCCTCACCTTTTAATTCAGGCAATGGAAGAACTTGCTGGAAAACATAATGATGCAGTTCTTGTTATTGTGGGAGGGAAGTGGTTCAGCGATAATCGGATAAATGGTTATGTAAATATGCTATATGACCTTGCTAAGCCATTAGAGGACCATATTATTTTTACAAAGTATATTCCTTCATCTGACATACCGGATATGTTTTTAATGGCTGATGTTTTTATTTGCAGTTCCCAATGGAATGAACCGCTTGCCCGAGTTCATTATGAAGCAATGGCAGCAGGCATTCCCGTTATTACAACAAACCGTGGGGGAAATGCAGAAGTGGTCATACATGGCTTTAATGGCTTTTTGATCAATCATTATCAAAACCCAAATCATTTTGCAAAAGCGGTTGATTATATTTTTTCGAATCAGGGGCATGCGCAATTAATGGCACAAACCGGCAGAAAACTGATTGAACTGAATTTTTGTTTTCAACATGTGTATGAGCGCCTTGAAAAAGTGTATAATCAAGCGTTGAAAGAAGAATAG
- the ltrA gene encoding group II intron reverse transcriptase/maturase translates to MLMELILSRENLLSALKRVEQNKGSHGVDGMPAKDLRRHLYENWDSIRQSLREGTYKPLPVRRVEIPKPNGGVRLLGIPTATDRFIQQAIAQVLTRIFDPTFSEHSYGFRPSRRGHDAVRKAKGYIKEGYRWVVDIDLEKFFDKVNHDKLMGILAKTIEDRILLKLIRRYLQSGVMINGVVMETDMGTPQGGPLSPLLSNIMLHELDKELEKRGHKFVRYADDCNIYVKTKKAGIRVMNSITNFIEKELKLKVNKEKSAVDRPWKRKFLGFSFTPNKTPKIRMAKESVKRFKNKIREITSRSKPYRMEERIEKLNMYLMGWCGYFALADTPSKFKEFDEWIRRRLRMCLWKEWKTPKTRIRKLRALGVPSHKAIEWGNTRKKYWRIACSPILHKTLDNSYWSQQGLRSLFERYHFLRHT, encoded by the coding sequence ATGTTGATGGAACTGATTTTGTCACGGGAAAATCTCCTATCGGCATTAAAACGAGTTGAACAGAATAAAGGAAGTCACGGAGTAGATGGCATGCCCGCAAAAGACCTACGGAGACACCTCTATGAAAACTGGGACTCCATTCGACAGTCGTTAAGAGAGGGAACCTACAAACCCTTACCCGTTCGTCGAGTCGAAATCCCGAAACCGAACGGCGGAGTAAGACTTCTAGGTATCCCCACCGCGACTGATCGTTTCATTCAACAAGCGATCGCCCAAGTGTTAACGAGAATCTTCGATCCGACCTTCTCTGAACATAGCTACGGCTTTCGCCCAAGCCGCAGAGGACATGACGCGGTCAGGAAAGCAAAGGGCTATATCAAAGAAGGATATCGCTGGGTGGTCGATATAGACTTAGAGAAATTCTTTGACAAGGTGAACCACGACAAACTGATGGGGATCTTGGCGAAAACGATCGAAGATCGGATTTTACTTAAGTTAATCCGCCGGTATCTTCAATCAGGCGTGATGATAAATGGAGTGGTAATGGAAACAGACATGGGAACGCCACAAGGTGGACCGCTTAGTCCACTATTATCAAACATCATGCTTCACGAGTTGGACAAGGAACTTGAGAAACGTGGACATAAATTTGTACGGTACGCGGATGACTGTAATATCTACGTGAAAACAAAGAAAGCAGGAATTCGTGTCATGAACTCCATTACTAACTTTATCGAGAAGGAATTAAAGCTCAAGGTAAATAAAGAGAAATCGGCGGTAGACCGTCCTTGGAAACGGAAGTTTCTCGGTTTTAGCTTTACACCAAACAAAACACCCAAGATACGGATGGCGAAAGAAAGTGTGAAACGATTCAAGAACAAGATCCGTGAAATCACATCCAGATCCAAACCGTATCGAATGGAGGAAAGAATTGAGAAACTGAACATGTACCTAATGGGATGGTGTGGATATTTTGCCTTGGCAGATACACCAAGCAAGTTCAAAGAATTTGATGAATGGATAAGACGAAGACTTCGAATGTGTTTATGGAAAGAGTGGAAAACGCCGAAAACAAGAATTCGGAAACTTAGAGCATTAGGTGTTCCAAGTCATAAAGCAATCGAGTGGGGCAATACACGCAAGAAATACTGGCGGATTGCCTGCAGTCCCATTCTACACAAAACCCTCGATAACTCCTACTGGAGTCAACAAGGGTTAAGAAGTCTATTCGAGAGATATCATTTTCTACGTCATACTTAA
- a CDS encoding CotS family spore coat protein translates to MEEPSKINHDYLEGILDYYPFDVKDITLFSNKSGRKTWEIQTSDGVKILKQAMMKPRRMLFIANAHLHLLEKGLPIAPIHLTKNGSLCLGLGDLAFVMYDKVSGNEMTYYSKDHLGKTLEFAAQFYQASKGYQPMKESKKRARLNKWQKLYRWKLQELEGHKKIAESLPNDPFSILFLEYAEKMLQRGRDALQNLDESYYKQCTIDVLNEGGFCQQDFTLARLIEVDGSAFMKELHSITQDLPSRDLRILLNKVMKKMSVWDHDLAIHMLRSYDSVHPLSKNHYRILWTDLTFPHLFCSIIHKYYLGQKRSWSDEKYMWALQNIVAVENSKDEFLSSFSDIYLEIKQQSGGKKDV, encoded by the coding sequence GTGGAAGAACCAAGCAAAATTAACCATGATTATCTTGAAGGAATTCTTGACTATTATCCTTTCGATGTTAAGGATATCACCCTTTTTTCTAATAAAAGCGGACGAAAAACATGGGAGATTCAAACGAGTGACGGCGTAAAAATTTTAAAGCAGGCTATGATGAAACCTAGAAGAATGCTTTTTATTGCAAATGCCCATTTGCACCTGCTTGAAAAAGGTCTGCCAATCGCTCCCATTCATTTGACAAAGAATGGTTCCTTATGTCTCGGTTTAGGAGACTTAGCATTTGTTATGTATGATAAAGTCTCCGGTAATGAAATGACATATTACAGTAAAGATCATCTTGGAAAAACACTCGAATTTGCAGCCCAATTTTATCAGGCTTCAAAAGGATACCAACCGATGAAAGAGAGCAAAAAACGGGCTCGTCTTAACAAATGGCAAAAATTATACAGGTGGAAGCTTCAAGAACTTGAAGGCCATAAAAAAATTGCTGAATCTTTGCCAAACGATCCATTCTCAATCCTGTTTTTGGAGTATGCCGAAAAAATGCTTCAAAGAGGCAGAGACGCATTGCAAAACTTAGACGAATCTTATTACAAGCAATGTACGATTGATGTATTAAATGAAGGTGGTTTCTGCCAGCAAGATTTTACTCTTGCCAGATTAATTGAAGTGGATGGATCAGCTTTTATGAAAGAGCTTCATTCCATTACGCAAGACTTACCTTCAAGAGACCTTCGAATTCTCCTAAACAAAGTGATGAAAAAAATGTCTGTATGGGACCATGATCTTGCGATTCATATGCTGCGTTCTTATGATTCTGTCCATCCTTTATCAAAAAACCATTACCGCATCCTTTGGACAGATTTAACCTTCCCACATCTATTCTGTTCCATTATTCATAAATATTATCTTGGACAAAAGCGATCCTGGTCTGACGAAAAATACATGTGGGCGCTGCAAAACATTGTAGCCGTTGAAAATTCAAAAGATGAATTCTTGAGCAGTTTTTCAGATATTTATCTTGAAATAAAGCAGCAGAGCGGAGGGAAGAAGGATGTCTGA
- a CDS encoding glycosyltransferase family 4 protein, which translates to MKIALAATEKLPVPAIRGGAIQIYLDSVASIIGKTADVSVISIKDPELKESEERNNVKYLRFDEDSYLEQLTTHVKNAKYDVVHICNRPTWIKTLAEASPETKFVLSVHNDMFAPDKISDQEGMDCISLVAKIITVSDYIGNTITSRFPDAQSKTKTVYSGVDLEDYHPQWTAEGSRIRRRIRDELGLEGRKVVLFVGRLSKVKGPHVLLQAMPKIIEEHPDIMMVFVGSKWFGDDNVNNYVKHLYTFGSLYLENVTFIKFVKPRDIPGLYTMSDLFVCSSQWQEPLARVHYEAMAAGLPIITSNRGGNPEVIEEEKNGFIIYDFENPDAYAIRINQLLSNTNLCQRLGKYGRAKVERDFGWETVSKNLISVYKEAMRYSLGRKDE; encoded by the coding sequence ATGAAAATTGCACTTGCAGCTACAGAAAAGCTTCCTGTGCCGGCAATTCGCGGCGGAGCCATTCAAATATATCTCGATTCAGTCGCTTCAATTATTGGGAAAACCGCGGATGTTTCAGTTATTTCAATTAAAGATCCAGAATTGAAAGAATCAGAAGAAAGAAACAATGTCAAATATTTGCGGTTTGACGAAGACAGTTACTTGGAACAACTGACAACGCATGTAAAAAATGCTAAGTACGATGTCGTCCATATTTGCAACCGGCCGACTTGGATCAAAACTCTTGCTGAGGCTTCACCAGAAACAAAGTTTGTACTTAGCGTTCATAACGATATGTTCGCGCCTGATAAAATATCAGATCAGGAAGGAATGGATTGTATTTCCCTGGTTGCAAAAATCATTACCGTCAGCGACTATATCGGCAATACCATTACTTCCCGCTTTCCTGATGCACAATCGAAAACAAAGACTGTCTATTCCGGTGTCGACTTGGAGGATTATCATCCGCAGTGGACAGCAGAAGGATCCCGAATCCGCAGAAGAATTAGGGATGAATTAGGACTTGAAGGAAGAAAAGTTGTTCTTTTTGTAGGGAGATTGAGCAAGGTCAAAGGACCGCATGTGCTGTTGCAAGCAATGCCAAAAATTATTGAAGAGCATCCAGATATCATGATGGTTTTCGTAGGATCAAAGTGGTTTGGAGATGACAATGTAAATAATTATGTAAAGCATCTTTATACATTTGGATCTCTTTATCTGGAAAATGTAACTTTCATTAAATTCGTTAAACCGCGCGACATTCCAGGACTCTATACGATGTCCGATCTTTTTGTCTGTTCTTCGCAATGGCAGGAGCCCCTTGCCCGTGTACATTATGAAGCAATGGCAGCCGGACTTCCGATTATTACCAGCAACCGGGGAGGTAATCCAGAAGTTATCGAGGAAGAAAAAAACGGGTTCATTATTTATGATTTTGAGAACCCCGATGCCTATGCAATACGGATTAATCAACTTTTAAGTAATACAAACCTTTGCCAGCGACTTGGAAAATACGGACGCGCAAAAGTTGAAAGAGATTTCGGATGGGAGACTGTATCAAAAAATCTCATAAGTGTTTATAAAGAAGCAATGAGATATTCCTTAGGCAGAAAGGATGAGTGA
- a CDS encoding CotS family spore coat protein: MVNILAEEHAKKVIEKDEAGEFLLTPEEEAKLTRLAESIIQYWDVSITSIEVIQGGQMALVWKINTSEGPICLKRIHRPEKKALFSINAQNFLATKGFRVPGIIPNKNRELYTKYGPFLFVVYDWIEGRPFELTVKEDLEFIMKGLAEFHTASIGYKPPEGIPIFTKLGRWPYHYMKRCQHMETWKISARKLQDDPFSELYLADIDEFIRNGNDTLKMLLESEYPSWVNTVKKSPNLCHQDYGTGNSLLGTDGQIWIIDLDTVSFDLPIRDLRKMIIPLLDTTGVWDQETFDIMIRAYESVSPLTHEQKQIMFIDMLFPYELYDIARERFVRKTPMLVDELAGAMEYERIKLQALQTLIKEK, translated from the coding sequence ATGGTGAACATTTTGGCGGAAGAACACGCAAAAAAAGTAATTGAAAAAGATGAGGCCGGAGAATTCCTATTGACTCCGGAAGAGGAAGCAAAATTGACTAGGCTGGCAGAATCCATTATCCAATATTGGGATGTGTCCATTACTTCTATTGAAGTGATTCAAGGCGGACAAATGGCGTTAGTTTGGAAAATCAACACTTCAGAAGGACCTATCTGCCTCAAACGAATTCACAGGCCCGAAAAGAAAGCATTGTTTTCCATAAACGCACAAAATTTTCTTGCGACAAAAGGATTCCGTGTTCCAGGAATTATTCCAAATAAAAATAGGGAGCTCTATACAAAATATGGGCCATTTTTATTTGTTGTATATGATTGGATAGAAGGAAGGCCGTTTGAGTTGACAGTTAAAGAAGATTTGGAATTTATCATGAAGGGATTGGCAGAATTTCACACTGCGTCCATCGGGTATAAGCCTCCAGAGGGAATTCCAATTTTTACAAAATTGGGGCGCTGGCCATATCACTACATGAAAAGATGCCAGCATATGGAAACATGGAAGATTTCTGCAAGAAAACTCCAAGACGACCCTTTTTCCGAATTGTATTTAGCGGACATTGATGAGTTTATCCGTAACGGGAATGATACGTTAAAAATGTTGTTGGAATCAGAATATCCTTCGTGGGTAAATACAGTGAAAAAGTCGCCAAACTTATGCCATCAGGACTACGGAACAGGAAACTCGCTCCTAGGAACCGACGGTCAAATTTGGATTATTGATCTTGATACGGTATCATTTGATTTGCCAATACGGGATCTCAGAAAAATGATCATCCCCTTACTTGATACAACAGGAGTATGGGATCAGGAAACATTTGATATTATGATTCGTGCTTATGAATCTGTATCTCCTTTAACGCATGAACAAAAGCAAATTATGTTCATTGATATGCTTTTCCCATATGAGTTGTATGATATTGCCCGTGAAAGATTTGTGAGAAAAACCCCGATGCTTGTGGATGAATTGGCAGGGGCGATGGAATATGAAAGAATTAAATTACAGGCACTGCAAACCCTTATTAAGGAAAAATAG
- a CDS encoding cyanophycinase yields MNGELLIIGGHEEKYNGEEILRKFMELAKRNKGPIGILPTASEIPDEVSADYINVFRKLNAEEIKVFNIHSRNEANEEDFSDTMSQISALFITGGDQSRLAEIIGKTKLYDAIFERWKNGMVIAGTSAGASIMGKSMIASAKTKESDKGLKIEMEDGFGFLDVLIDQHFSQRARFGRLLGAIAENQNLIGIGIDENTAILVENDKFKVYGEHQVFVIDGKEGNLVDLAISESGGEELTISNFKLHTLTNGFSFDLTTRQLIHRKED; encoded by the coding sequence ATGAATGGAGAATTATTGATTATCGGTGGACATGAAGAAAAGTATAACGGAGAAGAGATTCTGCGAAAATTTATGGAGTTGGCAAAAAGAAATAAAGGTCCAATTGGCATTTTGCCAACTGCCTCCGAAATTCCCGATGAGGTGAGTGCTGATTATATCAACGTATTTCGCAAACTAAATGCAGAAGAAATCAAAGTGTTTAATATACATTCCAGAAATGAAGCAAATGAAGAGGATTTTTCGGATACGATGTCACAAATATCAGCCTTGTTTATTACAGGCGGAGACCAGAGCCGTTTAGCGGAGATCATTGGCAAAACAAAATTGTACGACGCGATCTTTGAACGGTGGAAAAACGGAATGGTTATCGCCGGTACAAGTGCCGGGGCATCCATAATGGGAAAAAGCATGATTGCTTCCGCGAAAACAAAAGAGTCTGATAAAGGTTTAAAGATTGAAATGGAGGATGGATTTGGTTTTCTTGATGTTTTAATTGACCAGCATTTTTCCCAGAGAGCGCGGTTTGGAAGGCTGCTCGGAGCCATAGCAGAAAACCAGAATTTAATTGGGATCGGCATTGATGAAAACACAGCGATTCTTGTAGAAAACGATAAGTTCAAAGTTTATGGCGAACACCAAGTATTTGTCATCGACGGTAAAGAAGGAAATTTAGTTGATTTGGCCATATCTGAAAGCGGAGGGGAAGAGCTGACAATATCCAATTTTAAATTGCATACGCTTACAAATGGCTTTAGCTTTGATCTGACTACGAGACAACTAATTCATAGAAAAGAGGATTAA